Within the Mugil cephalus isolate CIBA_MC_2020 chromosome 1, CIBA_Mcephalus_1.1, whole genome shotgun sequence genome, the region CGAATAGTTGTCGGGAAGTGAAAGTACTTTTCAGGATATCTTTGTTGCGGGTTATTTTCCACGGCTGTTTAacctttaaataataatgatgataataataataataataataccttcATCCgatgtgtttttaaactgttttcccGCCTCGAAAGAATCGGCGCGGCAGGAAAACACTTTGaaagcaaaaaatgaaaatcgtTTGAATCTTAAAATGAGATATTTTTTTGCAGTAGACCACTAGATTTTATTGTACATGGAACTGTACTGTAGAGTTgatatttgtttacatttggTAAACTTCTTTTCCTTCTGGTGTTGGTATAGAGCTTATACAGTTGATGGCGGGGGGGAGGGAAATAAATGTGTCCAGCCTCTTAATCTCCACTCAgacactgttgtgtgtgtgtgtgtgtgtatatatatatatatatatacatatatgtatctTTCACTAAAGTAAAATGTACCTACGTTCTTTTGGGTACATTTCCCAAACCTTAAGCATTAAGTGAAACCAGATTTGTGGCATTGCGGTCTGCAGTAAGTGGCATTATCAGGATCAGAAAAGAGTTGCATGTGAATCTATTTCCAGAGGCCAAAATTGAATTGAGAAACATttgacactttttctttttttgtctcttggGAGGATTTGagctgtatttgtatttttttttttgtttttttctcgcCTCTGTGGTGAAAATCTATTGTAGTCTCCCCTCCATGATGACTTGGAGCCCAGGTCTGAGCCGGCTGAGATGGGAGTGCCTTTTGCCGATCATAGCGTAATTAGCAGGtctaacaagaaaaaaaaaaaactaaaaaaagcaaacaaaaaacaaaacaaacgtatccatgttcttttatttgtgtttctttcttttttttttaatttactagATTTCTTACATAGCTTGGGATGCGTTTTCTCTCAGTTCGTCGTAACGATAGTCCACCGctagttttattaaaaaaaaaagaaaaaaaaagaagtgaaaaccTTTTACATAGATGTCATGTGTCCTTGTTGATGTGTAGAGGAAGTAGATCCATATTGTATCTTCTATAGATATCGTACTAAATCATATTGACGGAATCCACCTTTAAAAAGATGTACAGTACATTATGAAATCGCTTTGGCAGCATACATGGGTATACTGTTAACTGACCTATTTGTGTATAGTGGAAGGTGATTCTGAACGGTGTCCTATTGCCTGACTTGTCGAGAAGTGATTTTTGAGGGCAGCATGAAATTCACCGGAGTATAAATAAGCCTGTCGGCCGAGAGCAGAAATCCTCACGGTTTCATTACGTCAAACACCCTTCTCGTCAGAGGTTTTAACAGTACAGTTTGGGTCACTGGTACGTGCGCACAGTCTCCACCGTGACTCCACCATCATCTCCAGTTTATGCTTTCTGATCAGCCCCTGAGCTCAGTTGGTAGGAAATGAATGTCACTGCCTAGCAACCTGAAACGCAGCCATATTGTAATAACACTACTCTCGGGGGGGGGAATTGACTTTTGCATGAAACACCAGTTTTGTGTTTTCGTTCCGTGTGGAGTTGTGAGCCTGGAGTGAGAAAGGAGTCGTGATACGCTGCCGACGGTCTGTTTCACACATCCATGACACTCCAGATAtcatctcttttttctttttttttttttctcctttttcttttgacaatttgtttaaaaatggacGATGGCGATGTTTCCAGGACGGCCGGATGCTTCCTTTGTGCTTGTTGGAGCTGCTCTCACTTTTCTACCAATTGAGAGGCAAATTGTAGTGAAGTCGATGCTTGCTCGTAAACATAATAAAGGATGATGAGATGGGGTATAACTTCTGTCTGCTGTTTTCATTCAGAcactgccaaaacattaggtgcGCTAGAGGAAAAGAACCAATTCTGATGCCTAATGAAACGGCATCAGAAAAGTGCTAATCATTTTACCTAACCTTGATAGAAACGTGTTGCATGTGCAGCATAGTAAAAGTCAATAGTACTATACAAACCATGGCCTTCACCATGAAAACAGTAGAATTAGCTGCTCTCTGTTATTTGGAACAAATACAACCTCAGTGGAGATCAGATTTAGTACAGGACTGTTACATTTGAAGGCACTCGTTTTTgctaatgtacctaatgaactggcaagggCAGGTGCTGCCAATGGAAGTCTGTTAAATATTGAGCGTTGGCGACCTCTGGTGgttgaaagtaaaataaactcCTTTAAAGCccaaaaagtaattaaaaccaacaaaacacttttttttttaacccattcAAAGTACGGACTTTGATGCTTTGCTTCATATTCTAAATATTAAAACTTTATATGATCGTAACAAAGTTTGAAATAGTGGATTATGAATGACTCTGTGGAggatcaataaaataaacatctaaATATGTAGTAAATATCTGTTTGCTTTGTTATGATGTCACCTCAAGAGTATTATCTCAAATAAGAGTAGATTTCTTCTTACGTaactgtggtgtgtgtggttaaCACTTCAGATCTTGTCACTGTCACAAATgtaattctctttttttttgcatgttttactgATTTGCTACATATTTCTGGATCTTATCTGTTTTTACGGTGGCGCTGTAGGTGTATTTGGCCTTGACCAGGCAATATGCGAATGAAGGATAAAGGGCGTTGCAGAAGCAGTCAGTTATATTTCAGTAGTTTATCAGATAAAAACTGATATCTAGTCTTCACTTTCAGTTAGAGCCACTTGACCCTGCTTATAGCACTACAAAGTCCACAGTCCTCATTGCAGTGCTTTTACTCCAGCCTGCACCCTTTGCTTATGCTACACTTCCCCTTGGGGATTAGTGAAGTTGTATCTtatcatttttgtgttttttaaaacagttttgagACTATCCTGACATAATTTATAAACTCCAATCACAAGAGGTGTAAAGCTTTCTTTCCAGGTATGCTAGGGTCCGGGAGAGACACACATTTTATCATCAGAGGCTGTATACAAGCCAGATGTCTGTGTATTGTATTCAAACTGGAGCACTGAAGCTTTACAGTATGCAACACAAGTTACTTTAGATTTCTCATTCATGTtgtgttcctgttattttgtCCAAAGCCACgcagtttagaaaaaaaaaaacactacatgATTAACATTCACAGAGTTTTCAGATTCCCACACAGgaaatcagcatttttttttttaaaacatcactgttgaatgttcagtttttaaaacagaaacacagcacaaaAATCACAGCAGCACGTTCCTCTTGAGCGTCCTGCACTGTTCTACATTCATGCACGCGTCTTCatagtcaagaaaaaaaaataaaaaaacacgcTCGTACCTATAATACAATTTTACACTTCGCTggacaaataaaagacatttacaAAAGTCTGACGTGTATAAAACAATACTGTTAAAAAGTGTTAGCGTCTACTTGTCCAGTTCCACTTAAAAGTGCACTGATTCACCAGACCTATGACTGATTGGCACATTTTTCTCAGTCAGAGCGAAGACGGACTTGATAATAACGTTTGGTAGAAGTGCTATGCCTTGGTTTTCACACCAGAGCTGGCCAAGGCCAGGATTTTGTCTTCAGATcctgaaaaaaaacaggaaacaaagatgAATATTTGTGCAGAAAACTTAActtttagtgaaaaaaaaaatgcttatgcTCACCGAGGTTTGCGGTCACTTTTTCAAACTGGCTCAGAGAGGCTGTGGCATTTTCAGCGAGAAAGCTCTCGTCCTCTGCAGTGAGCTGTCAGacaaattcaaaatgtttattttgaagaCGCACTCCGTCAGCCTCGTGACTTACCAAAATAACTCAATGCAGTGTGAGGACTTCATGTGGACTCATGAGCACGAGCCACTGAATCATGAGGGACtcagcaggggaaaaaaacggACATCTCTGCTGTGACCGCTTCTCACCTTCTCTCCCAGTTTTCTCAGGGCCGTGAGGATTTCCATTTTCTGCTGCGTGTGCACGTCCCGCGACAGTTTCCCCACCATCACGTCTCGGTCCATCTGTGCAGAATGTCACACACCGGTTGGTAAAAATTTTTTTAGGCTGAGCCACGAGCAGCTAAAGACTGACCAGCACTCggcacaaaacaaatacaggTATTATCTCTGACACTGGAGTCCAAACCTCTGCTAGTCTGGTTCTCAGTTGTCCCGGCTGCTTCTTGGCAAAAAGCCGGATCACCTCCGGAGTTTTGAATGCTTGGCTGATGGCGGCCTGGATCGCCTGGTGAGCAAAGAGTATTCACTTAATTTAGTTACTTCTTGTACAATCTTCCATCCCAGATGCACCTTCACCTCCAGAGACCAGAACAAACAATCTAATAAAAACGGTTTTCATTCAGGATACTCAACTTTCACATGAGCCACTAacacctcttttcttcttttaaaattacaagtgttttaattttaatattcatcCTGTTTCAAGTGCTTTATTGCAATGGACCTTTAGTAGACAATAAAGGCTATGTCATCTTGTCTTCTTAAGTCACACACATAAGCTGCACATTATTGATTATCCATACCAGCTGCATTCCACCGAGTTCATCCACAAGTGTCATGTCTCCTTTCATGATCTTCTTCAGGGAGTCGTTGAATTCACCCAGCTGCTCCAGCGTTTCCTTCTTTGTCTCCTCGTACTCTTCCTCTTCCAGTtcttctctggaaaaaaaacaaaaaataagaataaaggTTGACAACCTACCAGAGATACAGAGATCATTAATTGTTAACTCTATTTTTGTGTCATCTTTTACATGTCACCTGCATtcctccaggtcctgaagctgctgcatcAGTCTGTCGAGCTGTTCCTCCATGTTCTGCTTCAGCTTGCTGGTTTCTGATTTCCCACGAGAAGCCATCCTTAGTTGAAATCCTATTTCCaatagtgaaaaaaacaaatcagattaTAAACAGCATGCCATAAGCCCCTTAACCTGACGTGCCACCTCCCCAGATTGGTGGATCGAACGTCACAACACAACTTTACAAGTGCTTCTTCAGCTAGACACTGAGTACATCAGCAAACTGGGTGAATATTTACACCCTGAAAGCTTGTGCGAATGGTTGAAGATGCTTAGTTGGCTAAGCggctagctagcatgctaaaacaaaacatctcacCGGGACTCGTCTTTAGTTGTGAACAAGTCGTGCGGTCTGTGAAATAATTTCCACAACTTGACGAATGGGCAAGCAAAATGAACGGAATCGCCGACCTGTATTGCTTCAGTTAGATAAAATACGGTTACAAAAACGCTAGCTGTTTTTTCGAGTGTTTAGAAAGTGGGAGATTTGCTGTTGTGAACGTAGCTCATGATTGTGGGTGCGGCTCTCCACTTCCGGGTCGATTTCGTCCAATCAGATTCGTGGATCTTGGCAGGTCGTTACAGGACGCGGGTGACACGTTAAAGAGCCACCGTTTCTGCTGCAGAGTATTGTAAAGGTTTTAAGGACtttagctgtttttatttgttgtaggATGATAATATGAATCACTGGACatatgacagaaaacaaaaacgcatAATGTGTTGTCTGTTAAGAGTTCTGAGTTCTGCTTAACGACGCTGTACGACATATCGACGCTTGTCCCCTTTTAGAGACAAGGCTAACGTTTAATGTCGTTAACATACATCATAGCCAAATTTATTGCTATTTTTAAGTTTGACTTGTAATTCTCTTAGCATGCAACTGTAACTGTTcatctgtaaatgtttataATGTCCTACTTTCTGTTATTCTGTCATTGAGGCTCATGTGACCAAGTAAACTAATCGGTTTCCGTGCCTTATTAGCTGCTGAACCGTAAACCCAGCTCTACATTATGAGTCATGGAGGGTCCTGGTGTAACCAAAGTGGTCCTCCTGGCCTGCGGGTCCTTCAACCCCATCACCAACATGCACCTGAGGATGTTTGAACTGGCTCGAGATCACCTGGAAGACACAGGTAGAGTGGAAGAGCGATgcttctccttgtgtgtttttttttttttttttttgtccacagacAACCATCAACGCACTTTTCAGTATGAGCACcacaaattaaatgaatcaaaatcaaatcgCTCAAAATTTTGTCATCATTACAAGAGAAAGGctgaaaaagtaaaagggaGTCACTTTGGTGACTGGAAAAGAAAGTCTGAGGACTTTGTACCTCAAAGTGTCTAGGCCAGCACCTTGTCCGACAGTTAGTCgtcatcagtgtgtgtgagttACTGAAGCAGATGTAAAGTTATTTGGATAAATTAATCCAATAAAAAATTCTGCTTCCATAATTTGACCCAAGTAAGAATAGAGTGTAGCTCCTCTTACATGTTATTGTTGTGATTACTGgtgcaataaaatgtaatagttACTTATAGTTACCAGAAGTAGTGAAAAAGttactttctctgctgctgagtAAACTGCGTctcatacactcacttgccaattcattaggtacaatactgaaaacgaatgcattcgAATGCAGCAGTCTGAATCTCAGCTTCAAGGAGGTTAttgtattcagtgtttgtttcaaaTGACAGAGAGAGCTGTTGTCACTTCGGGcgctgtggtttgtagtgctGTTAAATCGTATTGTGTTGTAGTGACACAGggttctgttgtttttacaaccccagttttagtcagtgggctcggctaaataacagaaacactttttaacTGCACCACAAACTACTTCCTCCATAATGATCGTCTGATGCAGTTTCAACATAAGCTGAATATCGTAACAGTCAGAAGGGGAACTTAGTGcgggactgttgttgttgtatacTGAGGTGGAAAGATTGAGGCCTCATCTGAGACAGCCTGGATGTAGAACAGAGACTGGGGACTGCCTTGCTTGGAGATGATTGAAAAACATTAGAATTAGGAAGGAAGTGGTTTTGAAAGCTTGAGGAAGTGACAAAGAGGCTGAAAGGATGGGAGTACGTCTCCCTTATTGTTCTTTCACCCAAGCTATATCACTAccttgagggaaaaaaaaacacctgtcaTTTCATTACAAATACTATTTCATTTTGTCATAAATTCGGAGTCAGGTGCGCACTCTGTGGATAAAAGCTGCCATCACATTCCTTGCTGTATGCATGTTTATTCACACTTCTTCTGCTGTGTCTAAGGTCAGTACAGCGTGGTGAAAGGAATCATCTCTCCAGTGGGTGATGGCTACAAGAAAAAGGGTTTGATTGAGGCCGGCCACCGCCTGGCCATGGCCAGACTGGCCACAGAAAGCTCAGACTGGATTACAGTGGATTCCTGGGAGGGCTTGCAGCCAGAGTGGATGGAGACCGCTAAAGTCGTTCGGTAAGCTGACGGTTCTCACGTCGTGTCTGTGCGTGGGAAAGGCTGGAAGTGCATTTTGTCTTGAGGCCAGAGAATATAAGGCACAACGTGCCAGACATTTCGAACGCATTCTTTTGAGTTGTAttgctttctgttttgtgttgtctttaaaTTCTCGTTCGTCAGTCACTCACCAAGCAC harbors:
- the lzic gene encoding protein LZIC is translated as MASRGKSETSKLKQNMEEQLDRLMQQLQDLEECREELEEEEYEETKKETLEQLGEFNDSLKKIMKGDMTLVDELGGMQLAIQAAISQAFKTPEVIRLFAKKQPGQLRTRLAEMDRDVMVGKLSRDVHTQQKMEILTALRKLGEKLTAEDESFLAENATASLSQFEKVTANLGSEDKILALASSGVKTKA